Proteins from a single region of Leuconostoc gasicomitatum LMG 18811:
- a CDS encoding ABC transporter ATP-binding protein has protein sequence MQILKEHARPYLRDIIFSIIAVVIMAGASLWQPRLLQSVMKAIIADDQHKVMVYGVQLIILAVIGLIAGVINTIFAAKISQSIAADIRANEYQKIQSFSFSNIENFSAGNLVVRMTNDINQVQQLIMMVLQSLTRIPILFIGAFILALITLPKLWWIVVLMVILIALASQIVFKQMGKYFIQIQNLIDKTNTLAKENLQGVRVVKSFNQETNEQQRFTENSNNLTGVTTTIGYLFSTMIPMFMLISYLAIGAAVLFVGRGIVQNPDDLAAITSFISYLMQIFFAIMIGGMMSTFASRGFVSLGRIKEVLDTKADLTYHSDAPEKKLSGDVSFENVSFTYPGDEQPALKNISFNVKSGEMIGIVGATGSGKSTLAQLIPRLYDPTDGEVRVGGVNLKEVNEKSLRATVSFVLQRAILFSGNISDNLRQGKKAASNQDLKRAAEIAQAAEFIDQYDDGFEHLVEERSANFSGGQKQRLSIARGVVGSPKILILDDSTSALDARSEKLVQEALDNELSGTTTFVIAEKISSVIHADRILVLDGGKLVGVGSHKELLVSSPIYTEIYETQKAKRGN, from the coding sequence ATGCAAATTTTAAAGGAACACGCGAGGCCTTATTTGCGAGATATCATTTTTTCGATTATTGCTGTTGTGATTATGGCGGGTGCGTCTTTATGGCAACCACGTTTGTTGCAAAGCGTGATGAAAGCAATTATTGCTGATGATCAACACAAGGTTATGGTATATGGGGTACAGTTAATTATTTTAGCAGTAATTGGTTTGATTGCTGGTGTCATTAATACAATTTTTGCCGCCAAGATATCACAAAGTATTGCGGCTGATATACGAGCAAATGAATATCAAAAAATTCAATCATTTTCATTTAGTAATATTGAAAATTTTTCAGCGGGCAATTTAGTTGTGCGAATGACAAATGATATTAACCAAGTGCAACAATTGATTATGATGGTTTTACAATCTTTAACGCGTATTCCAATATTGTTTATTGGGGCATTTATTTTGGCATTGATCACTTTACCAAAACTTTGGTGGATTGTGGTTTTAATGGTCATTCTCATTGCATTGGCATCTCAAATTGTTTTTAAACAAATGGGTAAGTATTTTATTCAAATTCAAAATTTAATTGATAAGACAAATACATTAGCTAAAGAAAATTTGCAAGGTGTGCGTGTTGTCAAATCATTTAATCAAGAGACAAATGAGCAACAACGCTTTACTGAAAATTCAAATAATTTAACTGGTGTGACAACGACCATTGGTTATTTATTCTCCACGATGATTCCGATGTTTATGTTAATTTCTTATTTAGCTATTGGTGCGGCAGTTTTATTTGTCGGTCGAGGTATTGTACAAAATCCTGATGATTTAGCAGCGATTACATCATTTATTTCATATTTGATGCAAATATTTTTTGCTATTATGATTGGAGGCATGATGTCAACGTTTGCCTCACGTGGATTTGTATCACTTGGTCGTATAAAAGAAGTTTTGGATACAAAGGCTGATCTCACTTATCATTCTGATGCACCAGAAAAAAAGTTGTCTGGTGATGTATCGTTTGAAAATGTATCATTCACTTATCCGGGAGATGAGCAACCAGCTCTTAAAAATATATCATTTAATGTTAAATCTGGAGAAATGATTGGTATTGTCGGGGCTACTGGTTCAGGGAAGTCGACTTTAGCACAACTTATTCCACGATTATATGACCCGACTGATGGTGAAGTACGTGTTGGTGGTGTCAACTTAAAAGAAGTCAACGAAAAATCATTACGCGCTACCGTATCATTTGTTTTACAACGAGCCATATTGTTTAGTGGCAATATTTCAGATAATTTACGTCAAGGTAAAAAGGCAGCGAGCAATCAAGATTTAAAAAGAGCAGCCGAAATTGCACAAGCAGCCGAATTTATTGATCAATATGATGATGGTTTCGAGCATCTTGTAGAAGAACGTTCAGCTAATTTTTCAGGCGGGCAGAAGCAACGATTATCAATTGCACGTGGTGTTGTCGGTTCACCAAAAATTTTAATTTTAGACGATTCAACCTCTGCTTTGGATGCACGGTCGGAAAAACTTGTTCAGGAGGCGTTAGACAATGAACTTTCTGGAACAACAACTTTTGTCATTGCTGAAAAAATCAGCTCAGTTATTCATGCAGATCGCATATTAGTATTAGACGGTGGAAAATTGGTTGGTGTTGGCTCACATAAAGAATTGTTAGTGTCATCACCAATTTATACTGAAATTTATGAAACGCAGAAAGCCAAAAGGGGTAACTGA
- a CDS encoding ABC transporter ATP-binding protein/permease, whose protein sequence is MAFLELQNIKKSYYLGKEEFPVLNGIDLSFDKGEFVSILGESGGGKSTLMNIIGGLDRNFEGIVEVNGDKLDHRQEKKLDVYRRETIGYIFQSFNLINYQTNLENVETSLNMTTLSAAERKDRAKALLTKVGLVEHLHKYPSQLSGGQKQRVAIARALASDPDIMIADEPTGALDSVNTTEVLELLKQIAEEGKLVIVVTHSQSVAEYGTRILHMADGKIDEEKYLKDKFLVPENTKRLTSRPLKSSSIWDMAFDHLKYKKLQNFLIILGSAIGVFSVIIFLGLGNGIKGYITNQVDALVNPNYQSVVRNTTKDKDASAAERMQATAQARATNYSSTTMNKAMLNRLDNVQGVDAVYAGGQFSNAVFTYGNVKSQPVQIQSWSPQFSKKTIKAGHQAKSGEVLIDQAYAKKIQSNYQALIGKTISFSYMAFDSSNRPVVIATSAKIAGMTDGGQSGAMFIQNWSTMQNDLKKNNAVTEANYAAVEIKDTKAVSATMKRINKLQSNGMQSFAGVSLTDILSTINTITSLASYVLAAIAGISLLVSAIMIIVTTYMSVSERTREIGVLRALGARSKDIRGLFTNEALLIGIISAVVGITIAYIGQILMNTALNGLIHFSIVQVSVGNVIFAVVISILIALIASFVPSRRAAKLNTIDALAAD, encoded by the coding sequence ATGGCATTCTTAGAACTCCAGAATATTAAAAAATCATACTACCTAGGTAAGGAAGAATTTCCTGTTCTAAATGGCATTGATTTGTCGTTTGACAAAGGAGAATTTGTTTCGATTCTTGGTGAATCGGGTGGTGGAAAGTCTACTTTAATGAACATTATTGGTGGGCTAGATCGTAATTTTGAAGGAATCGTTGAAGTCAACGGTGATAAACTTGATCATAGGCAAGAAAAGAAGCTTGACGTTTATCGCCGTGAAACAATTGGTTATATTTTTCAAAGCTTTAATTTAATTAATTATCAAACTAATTTAGAAAACGTTGAGACGAGTTTGAACATGACAACGTTATCAGCTGCTGAACGTAAAGATCGGGCAAAAGCACTGTTAACGAAAGTTGGCTTGGTCGAGCATCTTCACAAATACCCATCGCAATTATCAGGTGGTCAAAAACAACGTGTCGCTATTGCACGTGCACTGGCTTCTGACCCAGATATCATGATTGCCGACGAACCAACTGGGGCACTTGATTCTGTTAATACGACTGAAGTGCTTGAATTACTAAAACAAATTGCTGAAGAGGGTAAACTGGTTATTGTTGTGACCCATTCACAGTCAGTTGCAGAATACGGGACACGCATTCTACACATGGCCGATGGGAAGATTGACGAAGAAAAGTATTTGAAGGATAAATTTTTAGTGCCGGAAAATACAAAGCGCTTAACTTCACGACCTTTGAAATCATCTTCAATTTGGGATATGGCATTTGATCATTTAAAGTATAAAAAGCTTCAAAATTTTTTAATTATATTAGGTTCAGCAATCGGCGTATTTTCGGTTATAATTTTTTTGGGATTAGGTAATGGTATTAAAGGATATATTACCAATCAAGTTGATGCTCTTGTCAATCCAAATTATCAGTCCGTTGTTCGTAATACGACTAAGGATAAAGATGCTAGTGCGGCAGAACGTATGCAAGCAACTGCACAAGCTAGGGCAACAAACTATTCGTCTACAACAATGAATAAAGCTATGCTAAACCGTCTAGACAATGTGCAGGGCGTTGACGCGGTTTATGCTGGTGGTCAGTTTAGTAATGCTGTGTTTACGTATGGTAATGTGAAGTCACAACCAGTGCAAATACAATCATGGTCACCACAATTTTCTAAAAAGACAATTAAAGCTGGACATCAAGCAAAATCTGGTGAAGTATTAATTGATCAGGCATACGCTAAAAAAATTCAAAGTAACTATCAGGCACTGATTGGGAAAACAATCTCATTTAGCTATATGGCGTTTGATTCATCAAATCGACCAGTTGTCATTGCTACTTCAGCAAAAATTGCTGGTATGACTGATGGTGGTCAATCAGGCGCAATGTTTATTCAAAATTGGTCAACAATGCAAAATGATTTGAAAAAGAATAATGCAGTAACAGAAGCGAACTATGCTGCAGTTGAAATAAAAGATACTAAAGCAGTTAGTGCAACGATGAAACGTATTAATAAACTACAAAGTAATGGTATGCAAAGTTTTGCTGGTGTATCATTGACTGATATTTTAAGTACCATTAATACAATTACCAGTTTAGCATCATATGTGTTGGCTGCGATTGCTGGTATCTCATTGCTCGTTTCAGCTATTATGATCATCGTGACAACATACATGTCTGTTTCCGAACGTACACGTGAAATTGGTGTGCTTCGGGCACTTGGTGCTCGCTCTAAGGATATTCGAGGCCTGTTTACAAATGAAGCATTATTGATAGGAATCATATCAGCAGTTGTGGGTATTACGATAGCTTATATTGGACAAATCTTAATGAATACTGCATTAAATGGGTTAATACATTTCAGTATTGTACAGGTGTCAGTTGGTAATGTTATTTTTGCAGTCGTTATTTCGATATTAATTGCATTAATTGCCAGTTTTGTGCCATCACGACGAGCAGCAAAACTAAATACGATTGATGCTTTAGCTGCTGATTAA
- a CDS encoding NUDIX domain-containing protein has protein sequence MVLKKNYIARMREKIGHEGMIFVSAYGILWNEQHDKILLEKRWDSDEGWGFPGGYLEYGDSPTQAVIREFKEETGLDVEVVRMLGLSTNITDENSWGDAQESIGIGFEMRYLGGTLCKDGTETVDLEYVSVVPEPKMFVPQAQKTIHSVLTENEVSDKPWIREHGE, from the coding sequence ATGGTATTAAAAAAGAATTATATTGCACGTATGCGAGAAAAAATTGGGCACGAAGGCATGATCTTTGTGTCAGCGTATGGTATTTTATGGAATGAACAGCATGATAAAATTTTACTTGAAAAACGTTGGGACTCTGACGAGGGCTGGGGCTTTCCGGGAGGGTATCTTGAGTATGGTGATTCACCAACACAAGCGGTTATCCGAGAATTTAAAGAAGAAACCGGCTTGGATGTTGAGGTTGTACGTATGCTTGGTTTGTCTACAAATATTACAGATGAAAATTCATGGGGTGATGCACAAGAAAGCATTGGTATTGGCTTTGAGATGCGATATCTTGGTGGTACCTTATGTAAGGATGGCACAGAAACAGTTGATTTAGAATATGTTTCTGTTGTTCCTGAGCCAAAAATGTTTGTGCCACAGGCACAAAAAACCATACATAGTGTTTTGACAGAAAATGAAGTTAGTGACAAACCTTGGATTCGCGAACATGGCGAATGA
- a CDS encoding YfbR-like 5'-deoxynucleotidase — MPMHEFFMGMTQLELINRAPGFFKYQPHNVAAHSWKVAQVAQFLADVEEQNGATINWQLVYEKALNHDYTERFIGDIKTPVKYATSTLRSMLADVEDSMTENFIKTEIPRQFQSVYMRRLGEGKDDSIEGRILSISDKVDLMYEAYGELEKFNPEPVFVNIFQSSLEALAEFQDMASVKYIATDILPDIFEEDFISKNQLYDLAKSLLPDFAASQK; from the coding sequence ATGCCAATGCATGAATTTTTTATGGGGATGACCCAATTAGAATTAATTAATCGCGCGCCAGGATTTTTTAAGTATCAACCACATAATGTTGCAGCACACTCATGGAAAGTAGCACAAGTAGCACAATTTTTAGCAGACGTTGAGGAACAAAATGGGGCTACTATTAATTGGCAACTGGTCTATGAGAAGGCTTTGAACCATGATTACACTGAACGTTTTATTGGTGATATTAAGACACCAGTTAAATATGCAACGTCTACTTTACGATCTATGCTAGCAGATGTAGAAGATTCAATGACGGAAAATTTTATTAAAACTGAAATACCACGTCAATTTCAATCGGTCTATATGCGACGTCTAGGGGAAGGAAAGGATGACAGTATTGAGGGACGAATTTTGTCTATATCTGATAAAGTAGATTTAATGTATGAAGCGTATGGTGAATTAGAAAAATTCAATCCTGAACCTGTGTTTGTTAATATTTTCCAGAGCAGTTTAGAAGCACTAGCTGAATTTCAAGATATGGCGAGTGTTAAATATATTGCTACAGACATCCTACCAGATATTTTTGAGGAAGATTTCATTAGTAAAAATCAATTATATGATTTGGCTAAAAGTTTGTTACCAGATTTTGCTGCTTCTCAAAAATAA
- the mprF gene encoding bifunctional lysylphosphatidylglycerol flippase/synthetase MprF: MTKIKHILSRLIVPTTTIILVIQLIFMTREITWRMIISTINDVAWWQAVLLIVFGFLAVLVTTFNDTILAKWQNYRIGKVELYQRAWLINVFNINAGFAGTVSVLLRRILFFDQSKPNQLKPYFQMYVLSLTGLLLTSVCAFLALFLKIIPTFDDIMVWLATILIITSIIVTISLIPKLHLWLGMKRAIAKKFIGISCLALLLQMGLFVITGITIGVSSIQVSMMMFLFVIASTIAFVSMTPGSWGSFDVAMLLLLSNVDVSQDRAVVWLILYRVFYNILPLFSALGLFFYRLSRKLNVDYRGVPHYVAGMVTHRIITVTLYLLGFLLVLSGTMPDVAQKVMGLNRLWILPSVYAIANQLPNIILGFLLLISARGVANQVIRAYKSTILVLVLVVIYTLISYQYIAPVIFVAVLLIAFILSKKTLYRQQFIHSWEQQVVDGVIWGTLIISYLLLGVIHAPFVQHRFHNLNHTGIMPSLHWWIMGVAVILMVSVFSVLLLRYLHAHQQQLGFIFDEERLNNMLAVGDTHYTNLAFLGDKRLYYYQVNNQDVLAVQFRIINNKAMVMGDPFGDANYYAEGMQQFVEDADILGYMPVFYEVSERIAMLAHEFGYDFFKLGEEAHVVLDQFSTSGKKMQNIRSVMHQATRGGFEFNVLQPPFSQDIMMQLRTISDEWLAGREEKGYSLGFYDDQYIQRYPIAVLEKNSHIEAYATLVTSHTEQQMAVDLMRFTKKSPNGVMDVLFVNTIAYAKAQGLMTLNLGMSPLANVGQHRQSFGRERLANLVYQFGSKVYSFEGLHHYKSKFTKKWVPMYIAYSRKSWILMVMIGLLKIDNKGVKRAPEIKVVYDKDNNF; the protein is encoded by the coding sequence ATGACAAAGATTAAACATATTTTATCACGACTAATTGTGCCAACGACAACAATTATTTTAGTCATACAGTTGATTTTTATGACACGGGAGATTACCTGGCGAATGATTATATCAACAATTAATGACGTGGCTTGGTGGCAGGCTGTGTTATTGATAGTATTTGGCTTTTTAGCTGTTTTAGTTACCACGTTCAATGATACTATTTTGGCAAAATGGCAAAATTATCGTATTGGAAAAGTTGAATTGTATCAACGTGCATGGTTAATCAATGTTTTTAATATAAATGCTGGTTTTGCAGGTACTGTTAGTGTGCTTTTAAGGCGTATACTTTTTTTTGACCAAAGTAAACCAAATCAATTAAAACCTTATTTTCAAATGTATGTATTAAGTTTGACTGGGTTATTATTGACAAGTGTTTGCGCTTTTTTAGCACTATTTTTAAAAATTATTCCGACATTTGACGATATTATGGTATGGCTAGCTACAATTTTAATTATAACTAGTATTATTGTTACGATATCATTGATTCCTAAATTACATTTATGGCTGGGTATGAAGCGCGCGATTGCAAAGAAATTTATAGGGATTTCGTGTTTAGCCTTGCTATTGCAAATGGGCTTGTTTGTCATTACTGGCATTACGATTGGCGTATCGTCAATTCAGGTTAGCATGATGATGTTCTTGTTTGTTATCGCGAGCACGATTGCCTTTGTATCAATGACACCTGGAAGTTGGGGATCATTTGATGTTGCTATGTTACTGTTATTATCAAATGTTGATGTGTCCCAAGATCGAGCAGTAGTTTGGTTGATATTGTACCGTGTATTCTATAACATACTACCGTTATTTAGTGCATTAGGCTTATTTTTTTATAGATTATCACGTAAATTAAATGTAGATTATCGTGGTGTTCCTCACTATGTAGCGGGAATGGTAACACATCGCATCATTACTGTAACACTTTATTTATTAGGCTTTTTACTGGTATTATCTGGTACAATGCCGGATGTTGCTCAGAAAGTTATGGGCCTAAATCGCTTATGGATATTACCAAGTGTTTATGCAATTGCTAATCAGTTGCCAAATATTATATTAGGCTTTTTATTGTTAATTAGTGCACGTGGGGTAGCTAATCAAGTAATCCGTGCCTATAAGTCGACAATTTTAGTGTTAGTTTTAGTTGTTATTTACACATTAATTAGTTATCAATATATAGCACCAGTGATTTTCGTTGCTGTCTTACTAATTGCGTTTATTCTGAGTAAAAAAACATTATACCGTCAGCAGTTTATTCATTCTTGGGAACAACAAGTGGTCGATGGTGTGATCTGGGGGACCTTAATTATAAGCTACCTATTATTAGGTGTTATTCATGCACCGTTTGTCCAACACCGATTTCATAATTTAAACCATACCGGCATTATGCCATCATTACATTGGTGGATTATGGGCGTGGCAGTTATTCTAATGGTATCAGTGTTTAGTGTCTTATTATTAAGATACTTACATGCGCATCAGCAACAGTTAGGTTTTATTTTTGATGAAGAACGGTTAAATAACATGCTAGCAGTTGGGGACACGCATTATACAAATTTGGCGTTTCTCGGTGACAAACGACTGTACTATTATCAGGTCAATAATCAAGATGTGTTAGCCGTACAATTTAGAATTATTAATAATAAAGCGATGGTGATGGGAGATCCATTTGGTGATGCTAATTACTACGCTGAGGGCATGCAACAATTTGTTGAGGATGCTGATATATTAGGATACATGCCAGTATTCTATGAGGTGAGTGAACGTATTGCCATGCTGGCACATGAGTTTGGATATGATTTTTTCAAACTCGGTGAGGAGGCACACGTCGTACTTGACCAATTTTCAACATCTGGTAAAAAGATGCAAAATATACGTTCAGTCATGCATCAAGCAACGCGTGGTGGTTTTGAGTTCAATGTATTACAACCGCCATTTAGTCAAGATATCATGATGCAATTACGTACAATTAGTGATGAATGGCTTGCAGGTCGAGAAGAAAAAGGTTATTCGTTAGGTTTCTATGATGATCAATATATCCAACGATATCCAATTGCTGTTTTAGAGAAGAATAGTCATATTGAAGCATACGCAACACTTGTAACATCACATACAGAGCAGCAGATGGCGGTTGATCTGATGCGCTTTACCAAAAAATCACCAAATGGTGTGATGGATGTTTTGTTTGTTAATACGATTGCTTATGCTAAAGCACAGGGTTTAATGACACTTAATCTTGGCATGTCACCATTGGCAAATGTCGGACAGCACCGTCAAAGTTTTGGGCGAGAACGCCTAGCTAATTTGGTTTATCAATTTGGATCTAAGGTGTATTCATTTGAAGGTTTACATCATTATAAGAGTAAATTTACAAAAAAATGGGTGCCGATGTATATTGCCTATTCTAGAAAATCATGGATTTTGATGGTAATGATTGGCTTGTTGAAAATTGATAATAAGGGAGTTAAACGTGCACCTGAGATAAAAGTCGTGTATGATAAAGATAACAATTTTTAA
- a CDS encoding alpha/beta fold hydrolase, with protein sequence MITKSVIMDDNTKIVYDEYGQLNHQTLFLLHGNGSSARYFRRQITQYETLFHVIAIDTRGHGRSSNEKDSINITDIIVDINTLRLKLGVSHIFLLGYSDGANIAIKYATLYPKNVTRMVLNAPNVTKDGVYKILWVVDDMAQFFTGLLAYVSTYARRRHEQLHVMSQSLEITSTDLAFVKAPTLIVVGEFDLVKKHHIDYIAHAIKNSEIMVIQRHSHFVTYTNPKKFSQLVMPFLLKGIVNDKD encoded by the coding sequence ATGATAACAAAATCAGTAATTATGGATGATAACACTAAAATTGTGTATGATGAATATGGTCAATTAAATCATCAAACGTTATTTTTATTACATGGCAACGGTAGTTCAGCGCGATATTTTCGTCGTCAAATAACACAATACGAAACGTTATTTCATGTGATAGCCATTGATACACGTGGCCATGGTCGATCTTCTAATGAAAAAGATAGCATTAACATAACTGATATTATAGTAGATATTAATACTTTACGTTTGAAACTGGGTGTTAGTCACATTTTTTTATTGGGTTATAGTGACGGTGCAAATATTGCAATCAAATATGCAACGCTTTATCCTAAAAATGTCACGAGAATGGTATTAAATGCGCCTAATGTAACAAAAGATGGTGTTTATAAAATTCTCTGGGTTGTTGATGATATGGCGCAATTTTTTACTGGGCTTCTTGCGTACGTCAGTACTTACGCAAGAAGGCGTCATGAACAGTTGCATGTCATGAGTCAATCGTTGGAAATCACATCAACAGATTTGGCTTTTGTAAAAGCACCTACACTGATAGTAGTTGGTGAATTTGATTTAGTTAAAAAGCACCATATCGATTATATTGCACATGCGATAAAAAACTCAGAAATTATGGTTATACAGCGACATAGCCATTTTGTAACATATACCAATCCAAAAAAATTCAGTCAACTCGTCATGCCATTTTTACTTAAGGGGATAGTTAATGACAAAGATTAA
- the yajC gene encoding preprotein translocase subunit YajC, protein MNLSLIFPVILIVGMFWFMNRQQKKQRATQEARQNSLEKGSEIVTIGGLHAVVSSVDTANKTVDLDAEGVILTFDMAAIRTIKPKVEAPEPKIAVEDLKPSEDSAEKITVDSDKPSEK, encoded by the coding sequence ATGAACTTGAGTTTGATTTTCCCAGTTATTCTAATTGTTGGTATGTTTTGGTTTATGAACCGTCAGCAAAAGAAGCAACGTGCGACACAAGAAGCACGTCAAAATAGCTTAGAAAAAGGATCAGAAATTGTAACAATTGGTGGTTTGCATGCGGTTGTTAGTAGCGTAGATACTGCTAACAAAACAGTTGATTTAGATGCTGAGGGTGTGATTTTAACATTCGATATGGCCGCTATTCGAACAATTAAGCCAAAAGTTGAAGCGCCTGAACCAAAGATAGCTGTTGAAGATTTGAAGCCCTCTGAAGATTCTGCTGAAAAAATTACGGTTGATTCTGATAAGCCTTCAGAAAAATAA
- the tgt gene encoding tRNA guanosine(34) transglycosylase Tgt, with the protein MTNKKPAVWYEHLHTEKHTGARRGRIHTPHGTFETPMFMPVGTQGAVKGVGTRELKDMGSQFILSNTYHLWVRPGDELIAQAGGLHQYMGWDQAILTDSGGFQVFSLSDARKLQEEGVTFQNHVNGDKMFLSPEVAMRIQNNLGSDVMMQLDEAIPYFESYDYIKESMQRSLRWAERAQVAHKKTDSQGLFGIVQGAGFKALRTESANGLVGMDLPGYAVGGLSVGESKLEMNRVLDFTMPLLPEDKPRYLMGVAAPDSLIDGVIRGVDMFDSVLPTRIARKGTLMTRRGRVVIKNSKYKNDFTPLDPDLSYYSANPIRTNQFGNQRQFDNPNYNPFQNLTRSYLHHLFNANEILGAQLASQHNLRYLLQFMEDMRTAIEHDELLAFRATVMEEYGYNKPNARLF; encoded by the coding sequence ATGACAAATAAGAAACCAGCAGTATGGTATGAGCATCTTCATACTGAAAAACATACAGGCGCACGGCGCGGTCGTATTCATACGCCACATGGTACCTTTGAAACACCAATGTTTATGCCTGTTGGCACACAAGGAGCAGTAAAAGGTGTAGGCACACGTGAACTAAAAGATATGGGATCACAATTCATTTTAAGTAATACTTATCATTTATGGGTACGCCCAGGAGATGAATTGATAGCACAAGCTGGCGGATTACATCAGTATATGGGTTGGGATCAAGCTATTTTGACAGATTCGGGTGGCTTTCAAGTTTTTTCATTGTCAGATGCTCGTAAGTTACAAGAAGAAGGTGTAACTTTTCAAAATCATGTGAATGGTGACAAAATGTTTTTGTCACCTGAAGTGGCTATGCGAATACAAAACAATTTAGGTTCGGATGTCATGATGCAACTTGACGAGGCAATTCCTTATTTTGAAAGTTATGATTATATTAAGGAGTCAATGCAACGTTCTCTTCGCTGGGCAGAACGTGCACAAGTAGCTCATAAAAAAACAGATTCTCAAGGACTATTTGGTATTGTTCAAGGGGCAGGATTTAAAGCATTACGCACAGAATCAGCGAATGGCTTAGTGGGAATGGATTTGCCTGGATATGCAGTTGGTGGCCTTTCGGTTGGTGAATCAAAGTTAGAAATGAATCGCGTATTGGATTTTACTATGCCATTATTGCCTGAAGACAAGCCACGGTACCTAATGGGTGTGGCTGCACCGGATTCTTTGATAGACGGGGTCATACGAGGGGTAGATATGTTTGACTCGGTGTTGCCAACACGTATTGCCCGTAAAGGGACATTAATGACACGTCGTGGACGTGTGGTTATTAAAAATTCAAAGTATAAAAATGATTTTACACCGTTAGATCCGGATTTGAGTTATTATTCAGCCAATCCAATTCGAACAAATCAATTTGGCAATCAAAGACAGTTTGATAATCCAAATTACAATCCATTTCAAAATTTAACACGCTCTTACTTACATCATTTATTTAACGCAAACGAAATTTTAGGCGCACAGTTAGCATCACAACATAATTTACGCTATTTATTACAGTTTATGGAAGATATGCGAACAGCGATTGAACATGACGAATTATTAGCGTTTAGAGCGACTGTAATGGAAGAATATGGTTATAATAAGCCAAATGCGCGTTTATTTTAA
- a CDS encoding JAB domain-containing protein, which yields MALNEQIKKFYTVLGQNGKDALKELRRHFPNDYNLNEMTHDAAEDFIAQNPTQNKALLIGVEIGKHIAMATRPKLLSAKFSEEIGYYAQRQIGHLPQEQLCVALLDAQLSVIGWETIFVGSLTHVQASPREIFQRALHANALGFMIVHNHPSGNLKPSDADVQFSQRLKLLGEQMTVPMLDSFIVTRDSYWSMSENAQLKIIV from the coding sequence ATGGCTTTAAATGAACAAATAAAAAAATTTTATACAGTACTTGGTCAGAATGGAAAGGATGCATTAAAAGAATTACGACGTCACTTTCCAAATGATTATAATTTGAATGAAATGACACATGATGCTGCAGAGGATTTTATTGCTCAAAATCCAACACAAAATAAAGCATTACTGATTGGCGTAGAAATTGGGAAACATATCGCAATGGCAACACGTCCCAAACTTTTGAGCGCTAAATTTTCAGAAGAAATTGGGTATTACGCACAACGACAAATTGGTCATCTACCTCAAGAACAATTGTGTGTTGCTTTGCTTGATGCACAGTTGAGTGTTATTGGATGGGAGACCATTTTTGTTGGTAGTTTAACGCATGTGCAGGCCTCACCGCGTGAGATTTTTCAACGTGCTTTGCATGCTAATGCGCTTGGATTTATGATTGTTCATAATCATCCTAGTGGTAATCTGAAACCATCAGATGCTGATGTGCAATTTAGTCAAAGATTAAAGTTGCTTGGGGAACAAATGACAGTACCAATGTTAGATTCATTTATCGTGACGCGTGATAGTTATTGGAGTATGTCGGAAAATGCGCAATTGAAAATTATTGTATAA